The following proteins are encoded in a genomic region of Actinomadura sp. NAK00032:
- a CDS encoding amidase — MADAADLTATELLAEYRAGTLSPVEAAEAVLARIARDDPGLNAYCLVDEETTLDMARAAADRWRRGATLGPLDGVPVSIKDVLLTRGWPTLRGSTTIDPAGPWDEDSPAVARLREQGAVFAGKTTTPEFAWKGVTDNPLTGVTRNPWDPSRTPGGSSGGAAAAVAAGMAPLALGTDGGGSVRIPASFTGTFTIKPTYGRIPHYPASPFGTLAHTGPMTNTVADAALLLDAVCGPDGRDWSALPPPDVPFADAGADDLTGLRVAYSPDLGFARVDPEVAASVAAAAEVFTELGAKVEQADPGLGGDPAGEFEVLWFAGAAKVVEHLSVAERARLDPGLREICEQGARYSAVEYLTATARRMELGRRMGLFHERYDLLLTPTMPIAAFEAGREAPAGSPSPRWTGWTPFTYPFNMTQQPAASLPCGFTADGLPIGLQVVGARHADALVMTACAAFEKARPWRRFTRR; from the coding sequence ATGGCCGACGCGGCCGACCTGACCGCGACCGAACTGCTGGCGGAGTACCGGGCCGGGACGCTCTCCCCGGTCGAGGCCGCCGAGGCGGTCCTGGCCCGGATCGCGCGCGACGATCCGGGGCTGAACGCCTACTGCCTCGTCGACGAGGAGACGACGCTCGACATGGCGCGGGCGGCCGCCGACCGGTGGCGCCGCGGCGCGACGCTCGGCCCGCTCGACGGCGTGCCCGTCTCCATCAAGGACGTCCTGCTCACCCGCGGCTGGCCGACGCTGCGCGGCTCCACGACGATCGACCCCGCGGGCCCCTGGGACGAGGACTCCCCGGCCGTGGCGCGGCTGCGCGAGCAGGGCGCGGTGTTCGCCGGCAAGACCACCACGCCGGAGTTCGCGTGGAAGGGCGTGACCGACAACCCGCTCACCGGCGTCACCCGCAACCCGTGGGACCCGTCCCGCACGCCGGGCGGGTCCAGCGGCGGGGCGGCGGCGGCCGTCGCGGCGGGCATGGCGCCGCTCGCGCTCGGCACCGACGGCGGCGGCTCGGTGCGCATCCCGGCCTCGTTCACCGGCACCTTCACCATCAAGCCGACCTACGGCCGCATCCCGCACTACCCGGCGAGCCCGTTCGGAACGCTCGCGCACACCGGCCCGATGACGAACACCGTGGCCGACGCGGCGCTGCTGCTGGACGCGGTGTGCGGCCCCGACGGCCGCGACTGGTCGGCGCTGCCGCCCCCGGACGTCCCGTTCGCCGACGCCGGCGCGGACGACCTGACCGGGCTGCGCGTCGCCTACAGCCCCGACCTCGGCTTCGCGCGGGTCGACCCGGAGGTGGCCGCGTCCGTCGCGGCCGCCGCGGAGGTCTTCACCGAGCTGGGCGCCAAGGTCGAGCAGGCCGACCCGGGGCTCGGCGGCGACCCCGCCGGCGAGTTCGAGGTGCTCTGGTTCGCGGGCGCGGCGAAGGTCGTCGAGCACCTGTCCGTGGCGGAGCGGGCACGGCTCGACCCGGGCCTGCGGGAGATCTGCGAGCAGGGCGCGCGGTACTCGGCCGTCGAGTACCTCACCGCCACCGCCCGCCGGATGGAGCTCGGCCGCCGCATGGGCCTGTTCCACGAGCGCTACGACCTGCTGCTCACCCCGACGATGCCGATCGCCGCGTTCGAGGCGGGCCGGGAGGCCCCGGCGGGCTCGCCGTCCCCGCGCTGGACGGGCTGGACCCCGTTCACCTACCCGTTCAACATGACCCAGCAGCCGGCCGCGAGCCTGCCGTGCGGCTTCACCGCGGACGGCCTGCCCATCGGCCTCCAGGTGGTCGGCGCCCGGCACGCCGACGCCCTGGTCATGACGGCCTGCGCCGCCTTCGAGAAGGCGCGCCCCTGGCGCCGGTTCACCCGAAGGTGA
- a CDS encoding alcohol dehydrogenase catalytic domain-containing protein: protein MRSAVLPAAGKPLEIVEREAPEPGPGEILVRVTACGMCFSEVNHLRGHYPFGMFPTVPGHEISGVVAALGEGVDWPAVGTPVGTGWIHGSCGHCDQCVRGDQILCTGAPKRVTGVNTDGGYAEYFVGRAGFVTPLPDGLDPVAGAPLMCAGITAFNGLRRAGAVAGSRVAVLGTGGVGTMALRFAAAMGARVAVVSRSRRAEREARRFGAELFVPTGEQDPAEALRAWGGADVVVNTAPDTATGLAAFGGLRPDGTLLYLGMGAENVSVPPAALVMGRLRVMGVPSGSPHDLRDTLDFAVAHGIVPEVAPVPLEEAPRVLAAMDEGAHHGRAVITFG, encoded by the coding sequence ATGCGCAGCGCCGTTCTGCCCGCCGCGGGCAAGCCACTGGAGATCGTCGAGCGCGAGGCGCCCGAGCCGGGCCCCGGCGAGATCCTGGTCCGGGTCACCGCGTGCGGGATGTGCTTCTCCGAGGTCAACCACCTGCGCGGCCACTACCCGTTCGGGATGTTCCCGACCGTCCCCGGGCACGAGATCAGCGGCGTCGTCGCCGCGCTCGGCGAGGGCGTCGACTGGCCCGCCGTCGGCACCCCCGTCGGGACGGGCTGGATCCACGGCTCCTGCGGCCACTGCGACCAGTGCGTGCGCGGTGACCAGATCCTGTGCACCGGTGCGCCCAAGCGCGTCACGGGCGTCAACACCGACGGCGGCTACGCCGAGTACTTCGTCGGCCGCGCCGGATTCGTCACCCCGCTGCCGGACGGCCTGGACCCGGTCGCCGGCGCCCCGCTGATGTGCGCCGGGATCACCGCGTTCAACGGGCTCCGGCGCGCGGGCGCGGTCGCCGGGTCGCGGGTCGCCGTGCTCGGCACCGGCGGCGTCGGCACGATGGCCCTGCGGTTCGCCGCCGCGATGGGCGCCCGCGTCGCCGTGGTCTCCCGGTCGCGCCGCGCCGAGCGGGAGGCGCGCCGCTTCGGCGCCGAGCTGTTCGTGCCGACCGGCGAGCAGGACCCGGCCGAGGCCCTGCGCGCCTGGGGCGGCGCGGACGTGGTGGTCAACACCGCCCCCGACACCGCGACCGGCCTCGCCGCGTTCGGCGGCCTGCGCCCCGACGGCACCCTGCTCTACCTCGGCATGGGCGCCGAGAACGTCAGCGTGCCGCCGGCCGCCCTGGTGATGGGCCGGCTGCGGGTGATGGGCGTGCCGTCCGGGTCGCCGCACGACCTGCGCGACACGCTCGACTTCGCGGTGGCGCACGGGATCGTCCCCGAGGTCGCGCCGGTCCCGCTGGAGGAGGCGCCGCGCGTGCTGGCCGCGATGGACGAGGGCGCCCACCACGGCCGGGCGGTCATCACCTTCGGGTGA
- a CDS encoding DUF3830 family protein, translated as MTITLERRGVSCVAELLEKDAPRTCEAVWRALPLGGEAYHAKYARNEVYTMVERFSEDEVGLENPTVTPIPGDVVHFSFPGGMLDRKFKEEKNIHALPGVIDLAIFYGRNNLLLNGDVGWVPGNVYATIVDGLDRMAEACNDVWRSGGVGERLVYRRAES; from the coding sequence ATGACCATCACCCTGGAGCGTCGCGGCGTCTCGTGCGTCGCGGAGCTGCTGGAGAAGGACGCGCCGCGGACCTGCGAGGCGGTATGGCGAGCCCTGCCCCTCGGGGGCGAGGCGTACCACGCCAAGTACGCCCGCAACGAGGTGTACACGATGGTCGAACGGTTCTCCGAGGACGAGGTCGGCCTGGAGAACCCCACCGTCACCCCCATCCCGGGCGACGTCGTCCACTTCTCCTTCCCGGGCGGGATGCTCGACCGCAAGTTCAAGGAGGAGAAGAACATCCACGCGCTGCCCGGCGTGATCGACCTCGCGATCTTCTACGGCCGCAACAACCTGCTGCTCAACGGGGACGTCGGCTGGGTGCCCGGCAACGTGTACGCGACGATCGTCGACGGGCTCGACCGGATGGCGGAGGCGTGCAACGACGTCTGGCGATCCGGCGGTGTCGGCGAGCGCCTCGTCTACCGCCGCGCCGAGTCCTAG
- a CDS encoding DUF1707 domain-containing protein: MTNLPEQSGMSGAPEMRAGDADREQVARVLRDAAGDGRLTLAELDERLDAVYAAKTYGELAPLTRDLPAAGTSAPAVPPHGADWRPVASAPSWKIGIGVMSGFLRSGVWNVPAKFTAFAFWGGGKIDLREARFAEGVVTIRALAIMGGVEIIAPDDITVHVKGLGIMGGFDQRASGPGAPGSPTVVVKGFAFWGGVGVKRRKRRADKRREELGQGE; this comes from the coding sequence ATGACGAACCTGCCCGAGCAGTCGGGGATGTCCGGAGCTCCGGAGATGCGGGCCGGCGACGCCGATCGGGAGCAGGTCGCGCGGGTGCTGCGCGACGCGGCCGGCGACGGGCGGCTCACCCTGGCCGAACTCGACGAGCGGCTCGACGCGGTGTACGCGGCGAAGACCTACGGGGAGCTGGCGCCGCTCACCCGCGACCTGCCGGCGGCGGGCACGTCCGCGCCGGCGGTGCCGCCGCACGGGGCCGACTGGCGGCCGGTGGCGAGCGCGCCGTCCTGGAAGATCGGCATCGGCGTGATGAGCGGGTTCCTGCGCTCGGGCGTGTGGAACGTCCCCGCCAAGTTCACCGCGTTCGCGTTCTGGGGCGGCGGCAAGATCGACCTGCGCGAGGCCCGGTTCGCCGAGGGGGTGGTGACGATCCGCGCGCTGGCGATCATGGGCGGGGTCGAGATCATCGCCCCGGACGACATCACCGTGCACGTCAAGGGCCTCGGCATCATGGGCGGGTTCGACCAGCGGGCGAGCGGCCCGGGGGCGCCGGGCTCGCCGACGGTCGTGGTGAAGGGGTTCGCGTTCTGGGGCGGCGTCGGGGTGAAGCGCCGCAAGCGCCGCGCGGACAAGCGGCGCGAGGAACTCGGCCAGGGCGAGTAG
- a CDS encoding D-2-hydroxyacid dehydrogenase, with protein MEPVQPAPGAPPDVVVLVGDAEPRGMAAAERLARVRYVRENALAQALPGADAVFMWDFLSDALAGAWPAAGGPRWVHIASAGVDRLLFPALVEGDTVVTNSRGIFDEPIAEYVLGLVLTFAKDLHTTVRLQGERRWRHRETERIDGARALVVGTGPIGRAIGRRLAAAGLAVTGAGRTARDADPDLGTVVPMERLDAALAAADYVVLAAPLTARTRGMIDAAALDRMRPSARLINVGRGALVAEPDLVKALRAGRIAGAALDVFEDEPLPPSSPLWELPNVIVSPHMSGDVIGWRDELVRLFTDNLGRFAAGRPLRNVVDKRLGYVGSGTGQGPGIERRG; from the coding sequence ATGGAGCCTGTCCAGCCCGCACCGGGTGCGCCGCCCGACGTGGTGGTCCTCGTGGGCGACGCCGAGCCGCGCGGGATGGCGGCGGCGGAGCGGCTCGCCCGCGTCCGGTACGTCCGCGAGAACGCCCTGGCGCAGGCGCTTCCCGGCGCCGACGCCGTCTTCATGTGGGACTTCCTCTCCGACGCGCTCGCGGGCGCGTGGCCGGCCGCGGGCGGCCCCCGGTGGGTGCACATCGCGAGCGCCGGCGTCGACCGGCTGCTGTTCCCGGCGCTCGTCGAGGGGGACACGGTTGTCACCAACTCGCGAGGGATTTTCGACGAGCCGATCGCCGAGTACGTCCTCGGCCTGGTGCTCACCTTCGCCAAGGACCTGCACACGACCGTCCGGCTCCAGGGCGAGCGGCGTTGGCGGCACCGCGAGACCGAGCGGATCGACGGCGCCCGCGCGCTCGTGGTCGGCACCGGGCCGATCGGCCGCGCCATCGGCCGCCGGCTGGCCGCCGCCGGGCTCGCCGTCACCGGCGCGGGCCGCACCGCCCGCGACGCCGATCCCGACCTCGGCACCGTCGTCCCGATGGAGCGGCTGGACGCGGCGCTCGCCGCCGCCGACTACGTCGTGCTCGCGGCGCCGCTCACCGCGCGGACGCGCGGCATGATCGACGCCGCGGCGCTGGACCGGATGCGCCCGTCGGCGCGGCTGATCAACGTGGGCCGGGGCGCGCTGGTCGCCGAGCCCGACCTCGTCAAGGCGCTGCGCGCGGGCCGGATCGCGGGCGCCGCGCTGGACGTCTTCGAGGACGAGCCGCTCCCGCCGTCCTCCCCGCTGTGGGAGCTGCCGAACGTCATCGTGTCCCCGCACATGTCCGGCGACGTCATCGGCTGGCGGGACGAGCTCGTCCGGCTGTTCACCGACAACCTCGGCCGCTTCGCGGCGGGGCGCCCGCTGCGCAACGTCGTCGACAAGCGGCTCGGCTACGTGGGTTCCGGCACCGGGCAGGGTCCCGGCATCGAGCGAAGGGGGTAG
- a CDS encoding TetR/AcrR family transcriptional regulator yields the protein MTAQKDLDTRDRIVRAAAGLLAEAGGEPVSTRAVCAAAGVGAPTLYHHFGDKRGLFDAVAAHGFEQYLASKRAQPPTGDPVEDLRRGWDLHVEFGRTNPAFYTLMYGTARTPPVAAEADRILTGLVEAVARAGRLRVPVATAVRMIHAAGVGVTLAVVSGGADRQADRRADRQGDAELSVRTREAVLAAITVPDVPDGAPGDGAVASRAVALRTALAAAPPPELTATEAALLAEWLDRVAAGTR from the coding sequence GTGACTGCGCAGAAGGACCTCGACACGCGGGACCGGATCGTCCGCGCGGCCGCCGGGCTGCTCGCCGAGGCGGGCGGCGAACCGGTCTCGACCCGTGCCGTGTGCGCCGCCGCCGGGGTCGGGGCGCCGACCCTGTACCACCACTTCGGCGACAAGCGCGGCCTGTTCGACGCCGTCGCCGCGCACGGGTTCGAGCAGTACCTGGCGAGCAAGCGCGCCCAGCCGCCCACCGGCGACCCCGTCGAGGACCTGCGCCGCGGCTGGGACCTGCACGTCGAGTTCGGCCGCACCAACCCCGCGTTCTACACGCTGATGTACGGCACGGCCCGCACGCCGCCCGTCGCGGCGGAGGCGGACCGCATCCTGACCGGCCTGGTCGAGGCCGTCGCCCGCGCCGGGCGGCTGCGCGTCCCCGTCGCGACCGCCGTCCGGATGATCCACGCCGCCGGGGTCGGGGTCACGCTCGCGGTCGTCTCCGGCGGCGCGGACCGGCAAGCGGACCGGCGAGCGGACCGGCAGGGCGACGCGGAGCTGTCCGTCCGCACCCGGGAGGCGGTGCTGGCCGCGATCACCGTCCCGGACGTCCCGGACGGGGCGCCGGGCGACGGCGCGGTCGCGTCCCGCGCCGTGGCGCTGCGCACCGCGCTGGCGGCGGCCCCGCCGCCCGAGCTGACCGCGACCGAGGCGGCGCTGCTCGCCGAATGGCTCGACCGCGTCGCCGCCGGGACGCGCTGA